From Caloenas nicobarica isolate bCalNic1 chromosome 18, bCalNic1.hap1, whole genome shotgun sequence, a single genomic window includes:
- the ABCA5 gene encoding cholesterol transporter ABCA5, translating to MAPDTPREAGVWRQTRALLFKNCLIKCRTKKSSVQEVLFPLFFLFWLILMSMMHPHRKYGEVANTNLGTLDTSMLVNFVIGYTPPTRMAREIMKKVAFDNFEDGILTEEYLSEEELQEASASKPSNFVGVVFTGATSYQLRFPDSVAMSSIYTESRASCYNLRKGCESVTYWSSGFTALQACIDAAIIQLKTNQSVWEQLELTRAMVMGEAAVVEIDNFPRAIILIYLVIAFSPFGYYLAIHIVAEKERKLKEFLKILGLHDTAFWLSWVLLYMSLIFVMSILMAVIATASSLFPQSSAFVIFLLFFLYGISSVFFALMLTPLFKKSKHVGIVEFLATLAFGFVGLNIVLLEDFPKSFVWILSPLCQCSFLVGVAQVMHLEDYEDGATLSNLNDGPYPLCISLILLVLDSIFYLLVAVYLDQVIPGEFGLRRTPFFFMKPSFWSKRRKNYKELYESSINGSLSFSEIVEPMPSEFQGKEAIRISCVQKTFRKKGETVEALRNLSFDIYEGQITALLGHSGTGKTTLMNILCGLCPPTDGFVSVYGHKVSEIDEMLEVRQIAGVCPQSDIHFDILTVEENLSIFAAIKGIPQNDLIQEVQKVLLDLDMQPIRDNQAKKLSGGQKRRLSVGVAVLGNPKVLLLDEPTAGMDPCSRHIVWNLLKNRKANRVTVFSTHFMDEADILADRKAVISQGMLKCLGSSLFLKSKWGIGYRLSMHIDAYCNTEATTSLIRQHIPAASLIQENAEQLVYTLPLKDMDKFAGLFTDLDTHSHLGVITYGVSMTTLEDVYLKLEVEAEIDQADYSVFNSQQAQDEVDTRSFEDMEQSLLMLSEAKAPAMSSSALWKKQVSTIAKVHFLSLKRENKCVRVMLLLFLIFLVVQILLFFIHHIIKNSVAAIKLSPDLYLLKPGENYHKYRSRLLLQNSTESDIDDIVHSLGSMNILLEMFNDSDYVLAAPHSAGLNVFDLESRQNYVFTLVFNSTMVHSLPVLMNIVSNLLLRNLNVTESIQIWSNPFVQNLPDTIFRLEIYFEAVLLGIIITGMPPYFAMDNAENHKIKAYTQLKIAGLYPSAYWTGQAIVDLPLFFSILVLMLGSLFAFHYGVYFYVGKFLAVIFCLIGYVPSVVLFTYVVSFTFKKVQNTKEFWSFIFSVTALLCTVVTEVAFFLDYYLVTTVLHYVFSIFIPIYPLIGCLISFIKISWKGKRKNGGYYDPWDRLLVAVLAPYLQCLVWLFLLRCFELKNGGRTVREDPFFRKCFTKAKTWKFPDTPHDENEDEDVKAERLRVQEILSGPKNEEMPAILVSSLHKEFDERKEFLLGRKIKKVATKHVSLCVKKGEILGLLGPNGAGKSTLINMLVGEIEPTSGQVLMGDCSFGLNSEDDSVKFVGYCPQTNPLWPDITLQEHFEIYGAIKGMSESDVKEVVKRIASALDLKDHLQKTTKKLGVGLKRKLCFALSMLGNPRVTLLDEPSTGMDPKAKQHMWRAIRAAFKNKERAAILTTHYMEEADAVCDRVAILVAGQLRCIGSVQHLKSKFGRGYFLEMKLKEAADVQQVEYLQSQILHIFPNANRQESFASILAYKIPKEDVQSLSHSFSKLEEVKHTFNIEEYSFSQATLEQVFVELAKEQEEEDSSFGTLNSTLWWDRTQEDRVVF from the exons ATGGCGCCAGATACTCCAAGGGAAGCAGGAGTATGGAGACAGACCAGAGCTCTTTTATTCAAGAACTGTCTTATTAAGTGTAGGACTAAAAAAAGCAGCGTCCAG GAGGTCCTTTTCCCACTCTTCTTCTTGTTCTGGCTCATTCTGATGAGCATGATGCACCCGCACAGGAAATACGGCGAGGTGGCCAACACCAACCTGGGCACCCTGGACACCTCCATGCTGGTGAACTTTGTCATCGGGTACACGCCGCCCACCCGCATGGCACGAGAAATCATGAAGAAAGTGGCTTTCGATAACTTCGAAGATG GCATCCTCACGGAGGAGTATTTGAGCGAGGAGGAGCTGCAAGAGGCGAGCGCTTCCAAACCCTCCAACTTCGTGGGCGTCGTGTTCACCGGCGCCACGTCCTACCAGCTGCGCTTCCCCGACTCCGTCGCCATGTCTTCCATTTACACCGAGTCCAGAG CCAGTTGCTACAACCTGCGGAAGGGCTGTGAATCGGTGACGTACTGGAGCTCGGGATTTACGGCTCTGCAAGCCTGCATCGATGCTGCGATTATACAG CTGAAGACTAATCAATCGGTTTGGGAACAACTCGAACTGACGAGAGCGATGGTCATGGGAGAGGCCGCGGTGGTGGAAATCGATAATTTTCCTCGTGCCATCATTTTGATTTACCTGGTGATCGCTTTCTCACCGTTCGGGTATTATTTGGCGATTCATATTGTggcagaaaaggagaggaagttGAAGGAATTCTTGAAAATATTGGGACTTCATGACACTGCCTTTTG GCTTTCTTGGGTGCTGCTCTACATGAGCCTGATTTTTGTCATGTCCATTCTGATGGCGGTGATCGCGACGGcctcctccctctttccccagagCAGTGCCTTTGTGatattcctccttttttttctgtatggaaTCTCTTCA GTTTTCTTTGCACTTATGCTGACGCCTCTATTTAAAAAGTCGAAGCATGTGGGTATAGTGGAGTTCTTGGCGACGCTGGcgtttggttttgtggggctTAATATTGTCCTGCTGGAAGATTTCCCCAAATCCTTCGTGTGGATTCTCAGCCCCTTGTGTCAGTGCAGCTTCTTGGTCGGTGTCGCGCAG GTCATGCATCTAGAAGATTACGAAGATGGTGCGACGTTGTCAAATCTAAATGACGGACCTTACCCGCTCTGTATCTCTCTTATTTTATTGGTGCTGGATAGCATATTTTATCTGCTTGTAGCCGTCTACCTGGATCAGGTTATCCCAG gggagtttGGACTCCGCCGCACGCCGTTTTTCTTTATGAAGCCCTCGTTTTGGTCCAAGCGCAGAAAAAATTACAAGGAGTTGTACGAGAGCAGCATCAATGGCAGCTTGAGCTTCAGCGAGATAGTTGAACCCATGCCTTCCGAATTTCAGGGGAAAGAAGCCATCAG AATCAGCTGTGTTCAGAAAACATTcaggaaaaagggggaaacTGTGGAGGCTCTGAGAA ATTTATCCTTCGACATCTACGAGGGTCAGATCACGGCGCTGCTGGGGCACAGCGGCACCGGGAAGACGACGCTGATGAACATCCTCTGCGGGCTGTGTCCACCCACGGACG ggTTTGTTTCTGTCTATGGGCACAAAGTCTCCGAGATCGATGAAATGCTTGAAGTGAGACAAATAGCAGGGGTGTGCCCCCAGTCCGACATCCACTTTGACATATTAACTGTGGAGGAGAATCTCTCCATATTTGCTGCAATTAAAGGAATCCCCCAGAATGATTTGATACAGGAG GTGCAGAAAGTGCTGCTGGATTTGGATATGCAGCCTATCAGAGACAATCAAGCTAAAAAGTTAAGCGGGGGGCAGAAGAGGCGGCTGTCGGTGGGAGTTGCTGTTCTCGGGAACCCAAAG GTTTTACTGCTGGATGAGCCGACCGCGGGCATGGACCCGTGTTCGCGGCACATCGTCTGGAACCtcctgaaaaacaggaaagcgAATCGCGTGACGGTTTTCAGCACCCACTTCATGGATGAGGCCGATATCCTCGCCG atCGTAAAGCTGTGATTTCTCAAGGGATGTTAAAATGCCTGGgatcttctctctttctcaaaaGCAAGTGGGGAATCGGCTACCGCTTGAG CATGCACATCGATGCCTATTGCAACACGGAAGCCACGACCTCGCTGATCCGCCAGCACATCCCTGCAGCCAGCCTGATCCAGGAGAACGCCGAGCAGCTGGTCTACACCCTGCCGCTCAAGGACATGGACAAGTTTGCAG GCTTGTTTACTGACCTGGACACTCATTCCCATTTGGGCGTTATCACCTACGGCGTTTCCATGACAACGCTGGAGGATGTCTACCTGAAACTGGAAGTCGAGGCAGAGATCGATCAAGCAG attaCAGCGTGTTCAACTCCCAGCAGGCGCAGGATGAAGTGGACACCAGATCCTTCGAGGACATGGAGCAGAGTCTCCTGATGCTCTCGGAGGCGAAGGCGCCAGCCAtgagcagctcagccctctggAAGAAACAGGTTTCCACCATCGCCAAGGTTCATTTCCTCAGTCTCAAGCGGGAAAATAAATGCGTGAGAGTTAT gttgttgctttttctgatttttctcgTAGTTcagattttattgtttttcataCATCACATCATCAAAAATTCTGTAGCCGCTATCAAACTTTCCCCAGACTTGTACTTGCTGAAGCCTGGAGAGAACTATCACAAGTACAGGAGTCGTCTCCTGCTGCAGAACTCCACAG AATCGGATATCGATGACATTGTCCACTCTCTTGGGAGCATGAACATCCTCTTGGAGATGTTCAATGACAGCGATTACGTCTTGGCTGCTCCTCACAGCGCAGGTTTAAACGTGTTTGACCTTGAATCCAGACAG AACTACGTTTTCACGCTCGTATTCAACAGCACCATGGTGCATTCCCTGCCGGTTTTGATGAATATTGTCAGCAATCTGCTGCTGCGCAATTTAAACGTGACAGAGAGCATCCAGATCTGGAGCAATCCCTTCGTTCAG AATCTTCCAGACACAATCTTCAGACTAGAGATCTACTTTGAAGCTGTGTTACTGGGAATCATTATTACTGGGATGCCGCCCTACTTTGCCATGGACAATGCAGAAAACCATAAG ATCAAAGCGTACACGCAGCTGAAGATAGCGGGGCTGTATCCCTCGGCGTACTGGACCGGCCAGGCCATCGTGGACCTCCCGCTCTTCTTCTCCATCCTCGTCCTGATGCTGGGCAGCCTCTTCGCCTTCCACTACGGCGTTTATTTCTACGTGGGCAAGTTCCTCGCTGTG attttttgcctGATCGGTTACGTCCCATCAGTCGTGCTCTTCACTTACGTGGTCTCCTTCACGTTTAAAAAAGTCCAGAACACGAAAGAATTTTGgtcatttatattttcagtg ACAGCCTTGCTCTGTACGGTTGTCACTGAAGTGGCCTTTTTTCTGGACTATTACCTGGTAACCACCGTCCTGCATTATGTCTTCTCCATCTTCATCCCTATTTATCCCCTTATTGGCTGTCTGATTTCTTTTATAAAG ATCTCATGGAAAGGCAAGCGAAAGAACGGAGGATACTACGACCCGTGGGACCGGCTCCTGGTAGCAGTTCTAGCT CCCTATTTGCAGTGTCTCGTCTGGCTCTTCCTGCTGCGATGTTTCGAGCTGAAGAATGGAGGGAGGACAGTTAGAGAGGATCCGTTTTTCAG aaaatgttttacaaaagcCAAAACCTGGAAGTTCCCCGACACCCCACATGATGAGAATGAAGATGAAGATGTGAAGGCAGAGAGGCTGCGAGTCCAAGAAATACTGAGCGGCCCCAAAAACGAGGAG ATGCCGGCAATCCTGGTCAGCAGCTTGCACAAGGAGTTTGATGAAAGGAAGGAATTtcttctggggagaaaaataaagaaagtgGCAACAAAACATGTTTCTCTCTGCGTAAAAAAAG GAGAAATTCTGGGGTTGTTGGGACCCAACGGAGCGGGGAAAAGCACTTTAATTAATATGCTTGTTGGAGAGATTGAGCCAACCAGTGGGCAG GTTCTGATGGGAGATTGTTCATTTGGCCTGAACAGCGAAGACGACTCGGTGAAATTTGTGGGGTATTGTCCTCAAACGAACCCGCTTTGGCCAGATATTACATTGCAGGAACACTTTGAAATTTATGGCGCTATCAAAGGAATGAGTGAGTCTGATGTTAAGGAAGTCGTAAAACG CATCGCGAGTGCCCTGGATTTAAAAGACCACCTGCAGAAGACCACGAAGAAGCTGGGCGTGGGGCTGAAACGCAAG ctctgctttgcccTGAGCATGCTGGGCAACCCGCGGGTCACGCTCTTGGACGAACCGTCAACCGGGATGGATCCCAAAGCCAAGCAGCACATGTG GCGGGCAATTCGAGCAGCGTTTAAGAACAAGGAGAGAGCAGCTATCCTGACCACGCACTACATGGAGGAGGCAGATGCTGTTTGTGACCGTGTGGCCATCCTGGTGGCTGGGCAGCTCAG ATGTATAGGTAGTGTCCAACACCTGAAGAGTAAGTTTGGCAGAGGATACTTcttggaaatgaaattaaaagaagcagcagatgtaCAGCAAGTGGAGTATCTGCAGAGCCAGATTTTGCACATCTTCCCCAACGCGAATCGTCAGGAAAG TTTTGCTTCTATTTTGGCATACAAAATTCCTAAAGAAGATGTACAGTCGCTTTCACATTCTTTTTCCAAGCTGGAAGAAG TAAAACACACCTTTAACATCGAGGAGTACAGCTTTTCTCAGGCAACATTGGAACAG GTGTTCGTGGAGCTGGcgaaggagcaggaggaggaggacagcagcTTCGGCACGCTCAACAGCACGCTGTGGTGGGACAGGACGCAGGAGGACAGGGTCGTTTTCTGA